A section of the Mycolicibacterium anyangense genome encodes:
- a CDS encoding pyridoxamine 5'-phosphate oxidase family protein, with amino-acid sequence MGFHSGELAVQDRAGVSGQAGRLSGMVARGQLRSATADFLSSARLAVVTARDAAGRLWTSPLFGEPGFLTAADATTLRLDSPLPEADPLYAMPNHQPAGAIVIDFATRRRWRINGMLTTEPAGNLVIEVDQSYGNCPKYIQTSNSPAGASAADRELVFTGDRLRAEDRRLIQHADTFFLGTTHPASGADASHRGGSPGFVLTAHDRVWFPDYPGNNLFNSLGNIAVDPSAALLFVDFTTGTTLQLSGRAALTWDDQPADDGYTGRGVGFTAERVVVTRTP; translated from the coding sequence GTGGGATTTCACAGCGGCGAACTCGCCGTACAGGACCGGGCCGGAGTCAGTGGGCAGGCCGGGCGACTGTCCGGCATGGTGGCACGCGGCCAGCTCCGCTCCGCGACCGCCGACTTCCTGTCGAGCGCCCGGCTGGCCGTCGTCACGGCACGCGACGCCGCGGGCCGGCTGTGGACCTCGCCGCTGTTCGGCGAACCCGGTTTCCTCACCGCCGCGGACGCCACGACCTTGCGCCTCGACAGCCCGCTGCCGGAAGCCGACCCCCTCTACGCCATGCCGAACCATCAGCCCGCGGGTGCGATCGTGATCGACTTCGCCACCCGGCGGCGCTGGCGCATCAACGGCATGCTGACCACGGAGCCCGCGGGCAACCTGGTGATCGAGGTCGACCAGTCCTACGGGAACTGCCCGAAGTACATCCAGACGTCGAACAGCCCGGCCGGTGCCAGCGCGGCGGACCGCGAGCTGGTCTTCACCGGGGATCGGCTCCGCGCCGAGGACCGCCGCCTGATTCAGCACGCCGACACCTTCTTCCTGGGGACGACGCATCCCGCGTCGGGAGCCGACGCGTCACACCGGGGCGGGTCGCCGGGTTTCGTCCTCACCGCCCATGACCGGGTGTGGTTCCCCGACTATCCCGGCAACAACCTGTTCAACAGCCTGGGCAATATCGCCGTCGACCCGAGCGCCGCCCTGCTCTTCGTCGACTTCACCACGGGCACAACGCTTCAACTCTCCGGGCGGGCGGCCCTCACTTGGGACGATCAGCCGGCCGACGATGGCTACACCGGTCGCGGCGTGGGCTTCACGGCGGAACGGGTGGTGGTCACCCGGACACCTTGA
- a CDS encoding cytochrome P450 produces the protein MRTRLSPASRAPGTPTYGADLYRTEAILDPYPHYARLRQLGPVVWLARHKVHALPRFTECKAVLRDDATFASANGVALNAVSNRLSTGTTIASDGEEHSRRRKLVAHRMFPRALNALNDQVQTLATEVIDTAVRRGRVDGAALAEALPFALVPDLVGWPVEHRGHLMDWAAATFDCLGPLNGRSVRAAPRTVQMLLFARRIVREGNVLPGSMAAELLDAAEKGEIDRSDCPALLVDYLGPALDTTISAISNALSLFAAHPDQWQLLREEPDRLPNAVNEIVRFESPIRAFARRVAVDTDIAGTPLRAGSQVLVMYASANRDEREWEAPDTFDITRDAGRHLGFGQGAHACAGQALARLEATAFLRALMARVKRLEPAGAPTWIHNNIIRRHEHLPIRLVAA, from the coding sequence GTGAGAACGCGTCTGTCGCCGGCGAGCCGCGCTCCCGGTACCCCCACCTATGGTGCGGACCTCTACCGCACCGAGGCCATCCTCGATCCCTATCCGCACTACGCCAGGCTCCGGCAGCTGGGCCCCGTCGTGTGGCTTGCACGGCACAAGGTCCATGCACTCCCGCGCTTCACCGAATGCAAAGCCGTCCTTCGTGACGACGCCACCTTCGCCTCGGCCAACGGCGTCGCGCTCAATGCCGTCAGCAACCGGTTGTCCACCGGAACCACGATCGCCAGTGACGGGGAGGAGCACTCCCGCCGCCGTAAGCTGGTGGCACATCGGATGTTTCCCCGCGCGCTCAATGCGCTGAACGACCAGGTGCAGACGTTGGCCACCGAGGTGATCGACACCGCCGTGCGACGAGGGCGAGTCGACGGCGCTGCGCTCGCCGAGGCGTTGCCCTTCGCCCTGGTCCCGGACTTGGTGGGCTGGCCGGTCGAGCACCGCGGCCACCTGATGGACTGGGCCGCAGCGACATTCGATTGTCTGGGCCCGCTCAATGGGCGGTCGGTTCGAGCCGCGCCCCGCACTGTGCAGATGCTGTTGTTCGCCCGGCGGATCGTCCGTGAGGGCAACGTACTGCCCGGCAGCATGGCGGCCGAACTGCTCGACGCGGCGGAGAAGGGCGAGATCGACCGAAGTGACTGCCCGGCGCTGCTGGTCGACTACCTCGGCCCTGCGCTGGACACCACCATCAGTGCCATCTCCAACGCGCTCAGCCTGTTCGCGGCGCACCCGGACCAATGGCAGCTGCTACGTGAGGAACCCGACCGGCTGCCCAACGCCGTCAACGAGATCGTGCGCTTCGAGTCACCGATCCGCGCGTTCGCCCGCCGCGTCGCGGTCGATACCGACATCGCGGGCACACCCCTACGGGCCGGTTCCCAGGTCCTGGTCATGTACGCCTCGGCGAACCGGGACGAACGGGAGTGGGAAGCCCCGGACACCTTCGACATCACCCGCGACGCCGGGCGTCATCTCGGCTTCGGGCAGGGCGCGCACGCGTGTGCCGGCCAGGCGCTGGCCCGGCTGGAGGCCACGGCGTTCCTCCGCGCCCTGATGGCACGGGTGAAGCGCCTGGAGCCGGCGGGCGCCCCGACGTGGATCCACAACAACATCATTCGACGCCACGAGCACCTGCCGATTCGGCTCGTCGCGGCCTAG
- a CDS encoding TetR/AcrR family transcriptional regulator, translated as MRSRGWAGSTPSSDEDAIARILTAVDEEVAEHGAAIRLADVARRLGVTRQTVYRYFPNADALLIASAMRAVNGFIDQLLDHVAGVKDPAVAVVEIVSFGIENLSGDPQLEKLLTRRDDGDAVASLTSDTAMTFCLSVFRRLDVDWGLHGFDEDGLRDLAEITTRTVQSMLTDPGPAPRTGTALRGFVARWLGPAIVYPRWATLSGIAAKTRPRRAESAGARGVE; from the coding sequence ATGCGTAGCCGTGGCTGGGCGGGTTCGACGCCGTCGTCGGACGAGGACGCCATCGCGCGGATCCTGACCGCGGTGGACGAGGAGGTTGCCGAGCACGGCGCGGCCATCCGCCTCGCCGATGTCGCGCGCAGGCTGGGCGTCACCCGCCAGACCGTGTACCGCTACTTTCCCAACGCCGACGCTCTGCTCATCGCCAGCGCGATGCGAGCGGTCAACGGATTCATCGACCAACTCCTCGACCATGTCGCCGGCGTCAAGGACCCCGCCGTCGCGGTCGTCGAGATCGTGTCGTTCGGCATCGAGAATCTGTCCGGTGATCCGCAGCTGGAGAAGTTGCTGACCCGCCGGGACGACGGCGACGCCGTCGCATCGCTGACCTCCGACACCGCCATGACGTTCTGCTTGTCGGTGTTCCGCCGCCTCGACGTCGATTGGGGCCTGCACGGTTTCGACGAGGACGGCCTTCGTGATCTCGCCGAGATCACCACGCGCACAGTGCAATCCATGTTGACCGATCCGGGACCGGCGCCGCGCACCGGAACTGCGCTGCGCGGCTTCGTCGCGCGCTGGCTCGGTCCGGCCATCGTCTACCCGCGCTGGGCGACGCTGTCTGGCATTGCGGCGAAGACTAGGCCGCGACGAGCCGAATCGGCAGGTGCTCGTGGCGTCGAATGA
- a CDS encoding cytochrome P450 — protein MTITSAARNIFDAGLPTFSYGLDATPHDVIDDLRLAQSQAPIAIGPLGPEILSYELAREMLRDNRFRMPPGITLAAQGITSGPLYDKLMSSLLGLDGAPHIRLRKLVSKAFTPRATARLHDTIHEVVNGLIDRLPDAGRCDVVTDIARPYPTPIICALLGAPSEDWQLFSDWTEQVFKAFNFQPDATFDESEILRAWGELDDYVDDMVAARRATLTDDLLSELIRAESDGDRLDLDELRSLAAGFLMAGTDTTRNQLAASVQVLCEHPDQWAALRDHPDMAMQAVEETMRHSPAACIVPRAAIEDAEFGGYLFPAGTFVLVNTFAANRDPAIYDDADRFDISRKDVPPILTFGGGAHYCLGANLARRELAEALVVLTRRLAAPHRAGPAPWKSLLGMTGPTTLPIEFTSESLVTTDA, from the coding sequence ATGACGATCACCAGCGCCGCCCGGAATATTTTTGACGCCGGGCTGCCCACGTTCAGCTACGGCCTCGACGCCACCCCGCACGACGTGATCGACGATCTCCGGCTGGCCCAGTCGCAGGCGCCGATCGCCATCGGGCCACTGGGCCCGGAAATCCTGTCCTACGAACTGGCGCGGGAGATGCTGCGGGACAACAGGTTCCGCATGCCGCCGGGAATCACGCTGGCGGCTCAAGGCATCACCTCCGGTCCGCTCTACGACAAGCTGATGAGCAGCCTGCTGGGGCTCGACGGCGCACCGCACATACGGCTGCGCAAGCTGGTCTCCAAGGCGTTCACCCCCCGCGCCACCGCACGTCTGCACGACACCATCCACGAGGTGGTCAACGGCCTCATCGACCGGCTGCCCGACGCCGGCCGGTGTGACGTCGTCACCGATATCGCGCGCCCGTATCCCACCCCGATCATCTGCGCGCTGCTGGGCGCCCCGAGCGAAGACTGGCAGCTGTTCTCCGACTGGACCGAACAGGTCTTCAAGGCCTTCAACTTCCAGCCCGACGCCACCTTCGACGAGTCGGAGATCCTGCGGGCATGGGGTGAACTCGACGACTACGTCGACGACATGGTGGCAGCCCGCCGCGCCACCCTCACCGATGACCTGCTCTCCGAGCTGATCCGCGCCGAAAGCGACGGAGACCGGCTCGATCTCGACGAACTGCGCAGCCTGGCCGCCGGCTTCCTGATGGCCGGCACCGATACCACGCGCAATCAGCTGGCAGCGTCGGTCCAGGTGCTCTGCGAGCATCCCGACCAGTGGGCGGCCCTGCGCGACCATCCGGACATGGCGATGCAGGCGGTCGAGGAAACCATGCGTCACTCACCCGCGGCCTGCATCGTGCCGAGGGCCGCGATCGAGGACGCCGAGTTCGGCGGCTATCTCTTCCCGGCCGGAACCTTCGTCCTGGTCAACACCTTTGCCGCGAACCGGGATCCGGCCATCTACGACGATGCCGACCGGTTCGACATCTCACGCAAGGACGTTCCACCCATTCTGACCTTCGGCGGTGGGGCGCACTACTGCCTCGGGGCCAACCTGGCGCGGCGCGAACTCGCCGAGGCGCTCGTGGTCCTCACCCGCCGCCTTGCCGCCCCGCACCGCGCCGGGCCGGCCCCCTGGAAGTCCCTACTCGGAATGACCGGTCCCACAACGCTTCCGATCGAGTTCACCAGTGAGAGCCTGGTGACGACGGATGCGTAG
- the sepX gene encoding divisome protein SepX/GlpR, with protein sequence MPSIPQSLLWISLVVLWLFVLVPMLISKRDAVRRTSDVALATRVLNGEDKSRLLRRKGRPAAGHHHDPDWQRADDEFDDYDESDEFDEDSEAVAEPVRARTMVVMAAVTEEIRPEPDYLDVDVVDEDSGALPVGGGTLRADTAQPTLFDDTAEPVAQPAEAAKPAAKAEPAPEVAPAPEPEPVAELDATQEFDAVADEQDDPQDGTADEYEYVDDTSGLEAEGEPATSATPRAMRSRRLESSTAAAVTARKYRFRKRMLTAMSAIMILTALLAFTVSRDLWWVCASTAVVTILYLGYLRRQTRIEEQVRRRRQQRMARSRLGVENTEDHEFDVVPSRLRRPGAAVLDIDDEDPVFEHLDEVPFARHYDLPRAAGQ encoded by the coding sequence ATGCCCAGCATCCCCCAGTCATTGCTCTGGATCTCACTCGTGGTGCTCTGGTTGTTCGTGTTGGTGCCGATGTTGATCAGCAAACGCGACGCCGTGCGCCGCACGAGTGACGTCGCACTGGCCACCCGCGTGCTCAATGGCGAGGACAAGTCGCGTCTGCTCCGGCGCAAGGGCCGCCCGGCGGCCGGTCACCACCACGATCCCGACTGGCAGCGCGCCGACGACGAGTTCGACGACTACGACGAGTCCGACGAGTTCGACGAGGATTCCGAGGCTGTCGCCGAGCCGGTCCGTGCCCGCACGATGGTCGTGATGGCCGCTGTCACCGAGGAGATCCGGCCCGAGCCGGACTACCTCGACGTCGACGTCGTGGACGAGGATTCCGGAGCCCTGCCCGTCGGTGGTGGCACGCTGCGTGCCGACACCGCCCAGCCGACGTTGTTCGACGACACCGCCGAGCCGGTGGCGCAGCCCGCTGAGGCGGCCAAGCCGGCGGCCAAGGCCGAGCCCGCGCCGGAAGTGGCCCCTGCGCCCGAGCCCGAGCCGGTGGCCGAGCTCGACGCCACCCAGGAGTTCGACGCCGTCGCCGACGAGCAGGACGACCCGCAGGACGGCACCGCCGACGAGTACGAGTACGTCGATGACACCTCCGGCCTGGAGGCCGAAGGCGAGCCGGCCACCTCGGCGACGCCGCGGGCGATGCGTTCGCGCCGGCTGGAGTCCAGCACCGCCGCGGCGGTAACGGCACGCAAGTACCGGTTCCGCAAGCGCATGCTGACCGCGATGTCGGCGATCATGATCCTGACCGCCCTGCTGGCCTTCACGGTCAGCCGCGACCTGTGGTGGGTGTGCGCCAGCACCGCGGTGGTGACCATCCTCTACCTGGGTTACCTGCGCCGTCAGACCCGCATCGAGGAGCAGGTGCGCCGTCGTCGACAGCAGCGCATGGCGCGGTCGCGACTTGGCGTGGAAAACACCGAGGACCACGAATTCGACGTGGTGCCCTCGCGGTTGCGCCGGCCCGGTGCGGCAGTGCTGGATATCGACGACGAGGACCCGGTCTTCGAGCACCTCGACGAGGTGCCCTTCGCGCGGCACTACGACCTGCCGCGCGCGGCGGGGCAGTAG
- a CDS encoding GNAT family N-acetyltransferase, translating to MNLWRSSSLHPGWPTPVGPLRVPAGLVRLRPVRMRDAATWSRIRLADQAKLEPWEPTAEVDWTVRHAVSSWPPVCSGLRAEARKGRMLPYVIELDGNFCGQLTIGNVTHGALRSAWIGYWVSSTVTGGGIATGALALGLDHCFGPVTLHRVEATVRPENLASRAVLAKAGFREEGLLRRYLDVDGAWRDHLLVAMTVEEVEGSVAARLVDRGLARWS from the coding sequence GTGAACCTGTGGCGCAGCAGTTCGCTGCATCCGGGCTGGCCGACCCCCGTCGGCCCGCTTCGGGTGCCCGCCGGTCTGGTCCGGCTGCGGCCGGTGCGGATGCGCGACGCCGCCACGTGGAGCCGGATCAGACTGGCCGACCAGGCCAAGCTCGAACCATGGGAACCCACCGCTGAGGTGGATTGGACTGTGCGCCATGCAGTTTCATCCTGGCCGCCGGTGTGTTCGGGGCTGCGGGCCGAGGCACGCAAGGGTCGGATGCTGCCCTACGTGATCGAGCTCGACGGCAATTTCTGCGGTCAGCTGACCATCGGCAACGTGACGCACGGTGCCCTGCGCTCGGCCTGGATCGGCTACTGGGTGTCCAGTACGGTGACCGGCGGGGGGATCGCGACGGGGGCCCTGGCGCTGGGACTCGATCATTGCTTCGGGCCGGTGACCCTGCATCGGGTGGAGGCCACCGTACGGCCGGAGAACCTGGCCAGCCGGGCGGTGCTGGCCAAGGCCGGGTTCCGCGAGGAGGGGCTGCTGAGGCGCTACCTCGATGTCGACGGGGCGTGGCGCGATCACCTGTTGGTGGCGATGACGGTCGAGGAGGTCGAGGGCTCGGTGGCGGCCCGATTGGTCGACCGGGGACTCGCCCGCTGGAGCTAA
- the glp gene encoding molybdotransferase-like divisome protein Glp, with protein MRSVEEQQAKVAAAAVAPRPVRVAIAEAQGLMCAEEVITEHPLPGFDQAAIDGYAVRSVDVLAVGDDDEQGGEISLPVMGVIEAGTRTPSRLQPKQAARVQTGAPMPTLADAVLPLRWTDGGQNRVRVLRGVRSGAYVRHAGDDVQPGDVAVRAGAIIGAAQVGLLAAVGRERVLVHPRPRVTIISVGGELVDINRTPGNGQVYDVNSYALAAAARDAGAEVNRIGIVTTEPKELREVVEGQLSRAEVVVIAGAVGGAAAEGVRTVLSQLGDMEVSRIAMHPGSVQGFGQLGRDAVPTFLLPANPVSALVVFEVMVRPLIRLSLGKRQPMRRVVQARALSPITSVAGRTGFLRGQLMRDQDTGDYLVQALGGAPGASSHLLATLAEANCLVVVPTEVEQVRTGELVDVAFLAQRG; from the coding sequence GTGCGTTCGGTAGAAGAACAGCAGGCCAAAGTGGCGGCTGCCGCGGTGGCGCCACGCCCGGTTCGGGTCGCCATCGCCGAGGCGCAGGGGTTGATGTGCGCCGAGGAGGTCATCACCGAACATCCGCTTCCCGGCTTCGACCAGGCCGCCATCGATGGATACGCGGTGCGCAGCGTCGACGTGCTGGCCGTCGGCGACGACGACGAGCAGGGTGGCGAGATCAGCCTCCCGGTGATGGGTGTCATCGAGGCGGGCACCCGCACCCCGAGCCGGCTGCAGCCCAAGCAGGCCGCGCGGGTGCAGACCGGGGCGCCGATGCCCACGCTGGCCGACGCGGTGCTGCCGCTGCGGTGGACCGACGGGGGCCAGAACCGGGTCCGGGTCCTGCGCGGGGTCCGCTCCGGCGCCTACGTCCGGCATGCCGGTGACGACGTGCAGCCCGGTGACGTAGCGGTGCGGGCGGGCGCGATCATCGGTGCCGCGCAGGTCGGTCTGCTGGCCGCGGTGGGGCGCGAACGGGTGCTGGTGCACCCGCGGCCGCGCGTGACGATCATCAGCGTGGGCGGTGAACTCGTCGACATCAACCGCACCCCGGGCAACGGTCAGGTCTATGACGTCAACTCCTACGCCCTGGCGGCGGCCGCCCGTGACGCCGGTGCCGAGGTCAACCGGATCGGCATCGTCACCACCGAGCCCAAGGAACTGCGCGAGGTGGTGGAGGGCCAGCTGAGCCGGGCCGAGGTGGTGGTGATCGCCGGTGCGGTCGGTGGCGCGGCCGCCGAGGGCGTGCGCACGGTGCTGTCCCAGCTCGGTGACATGGAAGTCAGCCGCATCGCCATGCACCCCGGCTCGGTGCAGGGCTTCGGCCAGCTTGGCCGCGACGCGGTGCCGACGTTCCTGCTGCCGGCCAACCCGGTGAGTGCGCTGGTGGTGTTCGAGGTGATGGTGCGCCCGCTGATCCGGCTCTCGCTGGGTAAACGGCAGCCGATGCGGCGTGTCGTGCAGGCTCGGGCGTTGTCCCCGATCACCTCGGTCGCCGGGCGCACGGGATTCCTGCGCGGGCAGCTGATGCGCGACCAGGACACCGGCGACTACCTGGTGCAGGCCCTCGGTGGTGCGCCGGGCGCTTCCAGCCATCTGCTGGCCACGCTGGCCGAGGCCAACTGCCTGGTGGTGGTCCCCACCGAGGTGGAGCAGGTGCGCACCGGTGAGCTCGTCGACGTCGCCTTCCTGGCTCAGCGCGGCTGA
- a CDS encoding UTP--glucose-1-phosphate uridylyltransferase has translation MTTPPEIPIPRTAIVPAAGLGTRFLPATKTVPKELLPVVDTPGIELVAEEAAEAGAERLVIVTSEGKDGVVAHFVEDLVLEGTLEARGKKAMLEKVRRAPALIKVESVIQHEPLGLGHAVSCVEPVLSADEDAVSVLLPDDLVLPTGVLETMAKVRAKRGGTVLCAIEVGPDEVSSYGVFDVETVPDAVNPNVLRVKGMVEKPKAEDAPSLFAAAGRYLLDRAIFDALRRVDRGVGGEIQLTDAIELLIKEGHPVHVVVHRGSRHDLGNPGGYLKAAVDFALDRDDYGPDLRRWLVARLGLTEKTEQ, from the coding sequence ATGACGACGCCGCCTGAGATCCCGATTCCCCGCACGGCCATTGTGCCGGCGGCGGGTTTGGGGACGCGTTTTTTGCCGGCGACCAAGACGGTGCCCAAGGAGTTGCTGCCGGTGGTCGATACCCCCGGCATCGAGCTGGTGGCCGAAGAGGCTGCCGAGGCTGGTGCCGAGCGGCTGGTGATCGTGACGTCCGAGGGCAAGGACGGGGTGGTCGCGCACTTCGTGGAGGACCTGGTCCTGGAGGGCACCCTGGAGGCCCGCGGCAAGAAGGCGATGCTGGAGAAGGTGCGCCGTGCCCCGGCGCTGATCAAGGTCGAGTCGGTGATCCAGCACGAGCCGCTCGGGCTCGGGCATGCGGTCTCGTGTGTGGAGCCGGTGCTCTCGGCCGACGAGGACGCGGTGTCGGTGCTGTTGCCCGACGACCTGGTGTTGCCCACCGGTGTGCTCGAGACGATGGCCAAGGTGCGGGCCAAGCGGGGCGGCACGGTGTTGTGCGCGATCGAGGTCGGGCCCGACGAGGTCAGTTCCTACGGTGTCTTCGACGTCGAGACGGTTCCTGATGCGGTCAATCCGAATGTGTTGCGCGTCAAGGGGATGGTGGAGAAGCCCAAAGCCGAGGATGCGCCGTCGCTGTTTGCCGCGGCCGGCCGCTACCTGTTGGATCGGGCGATTTTCGATGCGTTGCGCCGGGTCGATCGTGGGGTGGGTGGCGAGATTCAGCTCACCGACGCCATCGAGCTGTTGATCAAAGAAGGCCATCCGGTGCATGTCGTGGTGCACCGAGGGTCTCGACACGACTTGGGAAATCCCGGCGGCTACCTCAAGGCTGCGGTTGACTTTGCGTTGGATCGTGACGACTATGGCCCGGACTTGCGGCGATGGTTGGTCGCGCGGCTGGGCCTGACCGAGAAGACCGAACAGTAG
- a CDS encoding 5-formyltetrahydrofolate cyclo-ligase: MAAPTVMVDVVLAGTKAEHRAALSAARRAADPAVRAAEARALCSHLAAVAGPGDTVCAYVPVGPEPGTPELVDRLRDLGARVLLPVTRPGDPAALLWGEYRPGALVDGRFGLLEPAGPWLDAEAIAQAAVVLVPALAVDRRGVRLGRGGGYYDRSLPLRAPGARLVAVVRDEELVDELPSEPHDVRMTHALTPRGGLVTLAAGS, encoded by the coding sequence ATGGCTGCGCCCACTGTCATGGTGGACGTCGTGCTCGCCGGAACGAAAGCTGAACACAGGGCCGCGTTGTCGGCCGCGCGCCGCGCCGCCGACCCTGCGGTGCGCGCCGCCGAGGCCCGCGCGCTGTGCAGCCACCTCGCCGCGGTGGCCGGACCCGGTGACACGGTGTGTGCGTACGTCCCGGTGGGTCCCGAGCCCGGCACCCCAGAGCTCGTCGACCGGCTGCGTGACCTGGGCGCGCGGGTTCTGCTGCCGGTGACCCGCCCCGGTGATCCGGCGGCGCTGCTGTGGGGCGAGTACCGGCCCGGGGCGCTGGTCGACGGCCGGTTCGGCCTGCTCGAGCCGGCCGGGCCGTGGCTCGACGCCGAGGCGATAGCCCAGGCTGCAGTGGTGTTGGTGCCCGCGCTGGCGGTCGACCGGCGCGGCGTGCGACTGGGTCGTGGCGGCGGGTATTACGACCGCTCGCTGCCGCTGCGCGCGCCGGGCGCGCGGCTGGTGGCGGTGGTCCGCGACGAGGAATTGGTCGACGAGTTGCCCAGCGAACCCCACGACGTGCGGATGACGCACGCGCTCACGCCGCGGGGCGGCCTGGTCACCCTTGCCGCAGGGTCCTGA
- a CDS encoding FmdB family zinc ribbon protein, translating into MPTYSYACTECDNRFDAVQAFTDDALTTCPKCSGRLRKLFNSVGVVFKGSGFYRTDSRDSSSKSSGKSDSSSSSSSSSSSEKSSSSSSESSSSSSSSSSSTPAAAASS; encoded by the coding sequence GTGCCGACCTACAGCTATGCGTGCACCGAGTGCGACAACCGCTTCGATGCTGTGCAGGCCTTTACGGACGATGCGCTGACCACCTGCCCCAAGTGCTCCGGTCGGTTGCGCAAACTGTTCAACTCGGTCGGCGTGGTCTTCAAGGGCAGCGGGTTCTACCGCACCGACAGCCGCGACTCCTCCTCGAAGAGCTCGGGCAAGTCCGACTCGTCGTCTTCGTCGTCCTCGTCGTCGAGTTCGGAGAAGTCCTCGAGCAGCAGCAGCGAGTCGTCCAGCTCGAGTTCGAGCTCCAGCTCGTCGACACCTGCCGCGGCAGCGTCGAGCTAG
- a CDS encoding sensor domain-containing phosphodiesterase has product MTADKLLAEQLSTALTVGHVEPFFQPIVSLTDGRIVGFEVLARWFDPVRGHISPEQFIPVADRFGLLDRLLDQLMRSAFVAAVEWPHTIFLGFNVSPSQLRDDDLATRVAAAATDSSFPLSRVHIEVTENGFIDDLDQPRRTLERLMNLGCMISMDDFGTGYSSLTWLSTLPFSKLKIDASFVSEMVRHRQSRKIVAAVVGLGHSLGLAVVAEGVETAEQVDALRVMGCNLAQGFLFGRPTPAGAVPAVLAGQPQAMADFTGSVPRLTESLSAWRAEGCAQEVAIAFIDPAGTVVASSALFDRALAIPAGQATGRHIGELVGFTPETFAEIRATDLLGQAFSVFEESNGNGDVTPVVIRPVKDSSGELLGYTVEYGDPAPVVAVPRN; this is encoded by the coding sequence GTGACCGCTGACAAACTGCTCGCGGAGCAGCTGTCGACCGCCCTCACCGTCGGTCACGTGGAGCCGTTCTTCCAGCCGATCGTGTCGCTGACGGACGGCCGCATCGTGGGCTTTGAAGTCTTGGCCCGGTGGTTCGACCCGGTTCGCGGCCACATCAGCCCGGAGCAGTTCATCCCGGTCGCCGACCGGTTCGGTCTGCTCGACCGGCTGCTGGATCAGCTGATGCGCTCGGCGTTCGTGGCCGCCGTCGAGTGGCCGCACACGATTTTCCTCGGGTTCAACGTGTCACCGAGTCAACTGCGCGACGACGATCTGGCGACCCGGGTGGCCGCCGCGGCGACGGATTCGTCGTTCCCGCTGAGCAGGGTCCACATCGAGGTCACCGAGAACGGGTTCATCGACGATCTGGACCAGCCCCGGCGCACGCTGGAGCGGTTGATGAACCTCGGCTGCATGATCTCGATGGACGATTTCGGCACGGGCTACTCGAGCTTGACCTGGCTGAGCACGCTGCCCTTCTCCAAGCTGAAGATCGACGCCAGCTTCGTCTCGGAGATGGTCCGGCATCGGCAGAGCCGCAAGATCGTCGCGGCTGTGGTCGGGTTGGGGCACAGTCTGGGACTGGCGGTCGTGGCTGAAGGTGTCGAGACCGCCGAGCAGGTCGACGCGCTTCGGGTGATGGGCTGCAACCTTGCCCAGGGCTTCCTGTTCGGCCGGCCCACTCCCGCCGGTGCGGTGCCGGCCGTGTTGGCTGGACAGCCGCAGGCGATGGCGGACTTCACTGGGTCAGTGCCCCGGCTCACGGAGTCGCTGTCGGCTTGGCGCGCCGAGGGGTGTGCCCAGGAGGTCGCGATCGCCTTCATTGATCCGGCGGGCACGGTGGTGGCGTCGAGCGCCTTGTTCGACCGGGCGCTGGCGATCCCGGCGGGACAGGCGACCGGACGGCACATCGGCGAACTCGTCGGCTTCACGCCGGAGACCTTCGCCGAGATCCGCGCGACTGACCTACTCGGCCAAGCCTTTTCGGTGTTCGAAGAGTCGAACGGGAACGGCGACGTCACCCCGGTGGTGATCCGGCCGGTCAAGGATTCCAGCGGCGAGCTGCTGGGCTACACCGTCGAGTATGGTGACCCGGCCCCGGTGGTGGCTGTTCCGCGCAACTAG